The following proteins come from a genomic window of Mariniflexile sp. TRM1-10:
- a CDS encoding polysaccharide lyase — protein MIKIHQITRASLLLFTFLIVVLNSNAQDSSQPEPGQIPPHPPRLPEGVIPAFPGAWGAGMFTTGGRGGKVIAVTNLNDSGEGSLRAAVETEGPRIVVFRVAGTIEVKNDLNINHPDITIAGQSAPGDGICIAGTFNINTHNVILRHVRVRRGVPVGGQGDDNIGGNPNHHIIIDHCSTSWGMDENISLYRRMRPSLDGSTQIKDPAENITIQWTISSEALDARGHAFGGTWGGNPSTFHHNLFACNTARNPSIGMSGPFDFRNNVIFNWRHRTMDGGDETSMINVINNYYKSGPATNDNMKAVFARVEQRSMYSPGSAWAEGDWYPKAQNRPGKWYVAGNVMYGNEELTNNNWSGIKGPEKLARVNTPFVGWPVSPHETAELAFESVLAKVGATLPKRDAVDTRVTDMVRSGKPTTETGILKDISEVGGYPVLTYDPAKVPVDSDGDGMPDAWEIKHSLDPKNNTDSAIDSDGDGYTNVEEFLNGTNPTEKINYRNLGNNIDSIS, from the coding sequence ATGATAAAAATCCATCAAATAACCAGAGCAAGTCTGTTGCTTTTTACGTTTCTTATAGTCGTATTGAATTCCAATGCACAAGATAGCAGTCAGCCTGAACCTGGACAAATACCTCCACACCCTCCAAGATTACCTGAAGGGGTCATTCCCGCATTTCCAGGTGCGTGGGGTGCTGGAATGTTCACCACAGGTGGACGCGGTGGTAAAGTTATTGCCGTAACAAATCTTAACGATAGCGGTGAGGGCAGCTTACGTGCTGCAGTTGAAACTGAAGGCCCGCGTATTGTTGTATTCCGCGTTGCTGGCACCATTGAAGTTAAAAATGATCTTAATATTAATCATCCAGATATTACTATTGCGGGTCAATCTGCCCCTGGAGATGGTATATGCATAGCAGGAACATTTAATATCAACACCCACAATGTCATTCTTCGCCATGTTCGTGTGCGTCGTGGTGTTCCTGTGGGAGGACAAGGCGATGATAACATTGGAGGTAACCCAAACCATCATATTATTATTGATCACTGTTCAACAAGTTGGGGAATGGATGAAAATATATCTCTTTACCGCCGCATGAGACCTTCACTTGACGGCAGTACTCAAATTAAAGATCCGGCTGAAAACATTACAATTCAGTGGACAATTTCCAGTGAAGCTCTTGATGCGCGTGGTCATGCTTTTGGAGGCACTTGGGGAGGAAACCCATCGACATTCCATCACAACCTTTTTGCCTGTAATACCGCTAGAAATCCATCTATAGGTATGTCTGGACCTTTTGATTTCCGAAACAATGTTATTTTTAATTGGCGTCATAGAACGATGGATGGTGGCGACGAAACTTCCATGATTAATGTTATTAACAACTACTACAAATCAGGTCCTGCAACCAACGACAATATGAAAGCTGTTTTTGCCCGTGTTGAGCAAAGAAGTATGTATTCGCCAGGAAGTGCTTGGGCAGAAGGTGATTGGTATCCCAAGGCACAAAATAGACCCGGAAAATGGTATGTAGCTGGTAATGTTATGTATGGCAATGAAGAGCTTACCAATAATAATTGGTCAGGTATTAAAGGACCTGAAAAATTGGCTCGTGTAAACACGCCGTTTGTGGGCTGGCCTGTTTCGCCACATGAAACGGCGGAGCTTGCTTTCGAATCTGTGCTGGCAAAAGTAGGTGCTACATTACCAAAGCGCGATGCGGTAGATACACGTGTTACGGACATGGTTCGTTCAGGAAAACCGACTACCGAAACGGGAATACTTAAAGATATTTCGGAAGTAGGTGGATACCCTGTATTGACTTACGATCCAGCTAAAGTGCCCGTTGACAGTGATGGCGATGGAATGCCGGATGCATGGGAAATTAAACATTCCTTAGATCCCAAAAACAACACAGATAGCGCAATTGATTCCGATGGTGATGGCTATACAAATGTTGAAGAATTTCTTAATGGAACGAACCCAACCGAAAAAATTAATTACCGTAATCTTGGTAACAACATAGATAGCATTAGTTAG